From Salvelinus namaycush isolate Seneca chromosome 27, SaNama_1.0, whole genome shotgun sequence, the proteins below share one genomic window:
- the LOC120022650 gene encoding cleft lip and palate transmembrane protein 1-like protein: MFQKTSFTTLIVGVFVVYVLHTCWVMYGIVYTTPCENPKFENCINPYLAGKPRLQLSIYTALRPNADGGHTLIHKEEDFDVETKFERIVNVSLPKKTCKNGTLYAMVFVHQAGMSPWQDPRQVHLVSQLTTYMIPKPPEVSLISGEEAPQAEQQKRKPKGGDSAVDRPVSHWRSRLTLNVVSEDFVFDGDFLPSDVHRYLRVFQNGKKRMYLPLLFVDELSNRVKDLMEINSTSTELPLTISYDTISLGKLRFWIHMQDAVYSLQQFGFTEKDADEIKGIFVETNLYFLALTFFVAAFHLLFDFLAFKHDISFWKQKKSMVGMSSKAVLWRCFSTIVIFMYLFDEQTSLLVLIPAGIGSMIEVWKVKKAFKIQVIWKGVKPTFIFGKSDESERRTVEYDTLAMKYLSYLLYPMCIGGAVYALVFLRYKSWYSWIINSSVNGVYAFGFLFMLPQLFVNYKFKSVAHLPWKAFMYKAFNTFIDDIFAFIITMPTSHRLACFRDDVVFLVYLYQRWLYPVDKTRMNEYGLSYNEEDKPKGKAHKD; this comes from the exons ATGTTTCAGAAGACCTCTTTCACGACGCTGATAGTCGGGGTGTTCGTTGTGTATGTTTTGCACACTTGCTGGGTGATGTATGGCATCGTTTACACCACACCGTGTGAGAACCCCAAATTCGAAAACTGCATCAACCCATATTTGGCAGGAAAACCAAGATTGCAG CTGAGTATCTACACAGCCTTGCGACCCAATGCTGATGGGGGACACACCCTCATTCACAAGGAGGAGGACTTTGATGTTGAGACCAAGTTTGAAAG GATAGTGAATGTGTCTCTCCCAAAGAAGACCTGTAAGAATGGGACGCTGTATGCCATGGTGTTTGTTCACCAGGCAGGTATGTCCCCGTGGCAGGACCCCAGACAGGTGCATCTGGTGTCCCAGCTCACCACCTACATGATACCCAAACCACCAGAGGTCAGCCTGATCTCAGGGGAGGAAGCACCACAG GCGGAGCAGCAGAAACGGAAGCCTAAAGGAGGTGACTCTGCAGTGGATCGGCCCGTGTCTCACTGGCGCTCCCGTCTCACCCTCAATGTGGTGTCAGAGGACTTTGTCTTCGACGGGGACTTTCTGCCCAGCGACGTGCACCGCTACCTGCGAGT ATTTCAAAATGGAAAGAAGAGGATGTACCTTCCACTGCTGTTTGTGGATGAGCTGAGCAACAGAGTGAAGGACTTGATGGAGATCAACAGCACCAGCACGGAACTTCCTCTCACTATCTCCTATGACACCATCTCCCTCGGGAAACTCCGCTTCTGGATTCACATGCAAGATGCCGTCTACTCCCTGCAACAATTTG GCTTCACTGAGAAAGATGCTGATGAAATCAAGGGCATTTTCGTGGAAACCAACCTGTACTTCTTAGCCCTCACCTTCTTCGTAGCTGCCTTTCAT CTCCTGTTTGATTTCCTGGCCTTCAAACATGACATCAGCTTCTGGAAGCAGAAGAAAAGCATGGTGGGGATGTCCAGCAAAGCAG TACTGTGGAGGTGTTTCAGCACCATTGTGATTTTCATGTACCTGTTTGATGAGCAGACCAGCCTGCTGGTCCTCATTCCTGCTGGAATAGGCTCCATGATCGAG GTGTGGAAGGTGAAGAAAGCCTTTAAAATACAGGTTATCTGGAAGGGTGTAAAACCCACATTTATT TTTGGAAAGTCTGACGAATCAGAGAGGAGGACTGTAGAGTATGATACTCTT GCAATGAAGTACCTGTCCTATTTACTCTACCCAATGTGTATTGGAGGAGCGGTTTATGCCTTAGTGTTTTTGAGATACAAAAG TTGGTACTCCTGGATCATCAACAGTTCAGTGAATG GAGTGTACGCTTTTGGATTCCTCTTCATGCTACCTCAACTCTTTGTTAACTACAAG TTCAAATCTGTGGCACATCTACCCTGGAAAGCATTCATGTATAAA GCATTCAACACCTTTATCGATGACATATTTGCCTTCATCATCACAATGCCCACCTCCCACCGGTTAGCCTGCTTCAGGGATGATGTGGTCTTCCTCGTCTACTTGTACCAGAGATG GCTGTATCCTGTTGATAAGACCAGAATGAACGAATACGGACTGTCTTACAATGAGGAAGACAAACCCAAAGGAAAGGCCCACAAAGACTAA